The following are from one region of the Dreissena polymorpha isolate Duluth1 chromosome 2, UMN_Dpol_1.0, whole genome shotgun sequence genome:
- the LOC127866804 gene encoding uncharacterized protein LOC127866804, which produces MAQLHSCGTISGSLDKFRQPEFEDCKRSFIVLCIFDTHPPYTFDFASTCFKGNPVGQVSTSSSTAASSTTIATMSTMHSTVSVIMNDTVQPVTDNVTPANTATVDNSTDPFASHQLETTRQNDGKQYNEVTIALAAGFGVICIGCVLAVGIFVYRRKTAARKQDAVSVQYKNGVGSTSNVCINNTKRGHTNAAYVIGSMHTEDLYDELPGDNDHNVYVRDPHTSHFQGQDKVAHKPCFHHLSAVEDIQVYALPKKMNGDQE; this is translated from the exons ATGGCTCAATTGCATTCTTGTGGTACAATCAGTGGTTCTCTGGACAAATTCCGTCAGCCAGAATTTGAAGACTGCAAAAGATCCTTTATAGTACTTTGCATATTTG ATACACATCCTCCTTACACGTTCGACTTCGCCAGTACCTGTTTTAAAG GAAATCCGGTCGGGCAAGTTTCTACATCATCCTCAACTGCAGCATCTTCGACGACGATAGCGACGATGTCAACTATGCATTCCACAGTAAGCGTAATTATGAACGATACAGTACAGCCGGTCACTGATAATGTTACACCAGCAAATACAGCCACAGTTGATAATTCTACAGATCCGTTTGCTTCACATCAGCTTGAAACGACACGGCAGAACGATGGAAAACAAT ATAATGAAGTGACGATTGCGTTAGCAGCTGGCTTTGGTGTAATTTGTATTGGTTGTGTACTTGCTGTGGGCATATTCGTTTACAGGCG TAAAACGGCAGCAAGAAAGCAAGACGCCGTGTCAGTTCAATATAAGAATGGCGTTGGTTCTACTAGCAATGTCTgtataaacaacacaaaaagaGGTCACACAAATGCCGCTTACGTTATAGGCTCAATGCACACGGAAGACTTGTATGATGAACTGCCAGGAGATAACGACCATAATGTCTATGTAAGAGACCCACATACGTCGCATTTCCAGGGACAGGATAAGGTAGCTCACAAGCCGTGTTTTCATCACTTGTCGGCTGTTGAAGACATACAAGTGTACGCACTGCCGAAGAAGATGAACGGAGATCAAGAGTGA
- the LOC127866802 gene encoding uncharacterized protein LOC127866802, with protein MENIKFIFRYFSLWMYYAAGQRIMCNNIPSTWTDAMSRCQMVEGSQVIPDSVHGPFIQSAKNSSFWIGNFISRELSTNVGFDHKPVADVCEYKTTSGTADWSDVKLGNCSDLHSYVCCQSTILGKSNIEECIKTGTYLQASSCLQTYVQTTLNFPKGSYWVRSNYSYTVRDSSGPHEEHFKCGRINGMDLNITFDNCSNMLPSLCNFSSSYIVNTTSEYTECIHVWTTVTETNVTRPPNTSEKTTNTDDLIKRFSWITQSTTYASRSHGIDTTLPPSASTVASSTFASYKPHKTQSALSRVITVGFTTIRSSKSTLTLSKPSSEFNDSVGIITIAPNEPFEASTTKSALAIGLSIGIVTVVISGITLACILLRRKADHSSEEHELSEVHGRKPDEYDRTIYKTSDFVVGSEDSGCSRCCLFKGR; from the exons GTCAGAGGATAATGTGCAATAACATTCCATCGACCTGGACAGACGCTATGTCCCGTTGCCAGATGGTTGAAGGTAGTCAGGTGATACCCGATTCCGTTCATGGACCTTTTATTCAATCAGCAAAAAACTCATCTTTCTGGATTGGAAATTTCATATCCAGAGAACTCAGCACGAAtg TTGGGTTTGACCATAAACCTGTGGCAGACGTATGTGAATATAAAACGACATCAGGAACTGCAGATTGGAGCGATGTAAAACTTGGAAACTGCAGTGATCTGCATAGCTATGTTTGTTGTCAAAGTACAATACTTG GGAAATCGAATATCGAAGAATGCATCAAAACAGGAACGTATCTTCAGGCTAGCTCATGCCTGCAAACCTACGTTCAAACAACATTGAATTTCCCCAAAGGTTCCTACTGGGTTAGAAGCAACTACAGCTATACAGTACGCGACTCTTCAG GACCGCATGAAGAGCACTTCAAGTGTGGACGAATAAATGGAATGgatttaaatataactttcgaTAACTGCTCAAATATGCTGCCATCTTTATGCAATTTTT CATCTTCATATATAGTTAATACAACTTCTGAATATACAG AGTGTATACATGTATGGACCACAGTGACTGAAACCAATGTCACAAGACCCCCGAATACTTCCGAGAAAACGACAAACACGGACGATTTGATTAAACGATTTAGCTGGATTACACAATCGACAACATATGCCAGTCGGTCACATGGAATCGATACTACATTGCCACCTAGCGCCTCTACAGTAGCATCTTCCACATTCGCAAGCTACAAACCACATAAAACGCAGTCTGCACTTTCACGTGTGATCACTGTTGGTTTCACTACTATTCGATCCTCCAAATCAACGCTCACTTTATCGAAACCTTCATCTGAATTTAACGATTCAGTCGGAATAATTACAATTGCACCAAATGAACCATTTGAAGCATCCACGACTAAATCAGCGTTAGCGATTGGCCTCAGTATAGGAATTGTGACTGTTGTTATTTCCGGAATTACACTTGCATGTATATTATTACGAAG AAAGGCCGATCATAGCAGTGAAGAACACGAATTGAGTGAAGTACATGGCAGGAAACCGGACGAATATGATAGGACAATCTATAAAACAAGTGATTTTGTAGTCGGGTCAGAAGATTCAGGTTGTTCAAGATGCTGCCTGTTCAAGGGACGCTGA